GGGGTTCGGGGTTCGGGGTTCGGGGTTCGGGGTTCGGGGTTCGGGGTTCGGGGTTCGGGGTTTTCGAATTGATCATCTTTTCGTCCTTTTTGTCCTTTTTATCCTTTACAGGTTTGTTCTAAACCCTGAACCCTGAACCCTGAACCCTGAACCCTGAACCCTGAACCCTAATTGGCATGACTGGTTTTATGATCAAAATTCACCATCAATTGGCGATAAAAAGTGACGGCCTGGGCAAAGTTTTTGACTGACACTCGCTCGTTGGTGCCGTGGATGCGAATCGTATCGGCCTGTTTGATCCAGATGGGCAAAAACCGGTATACATTCTGGCTGAGTGGCGCGTAGTACCGCCCATCGGTTGCGCCAATGACCAATGTTGGCGTGACGACAATTCCTGGAAATACCTGGTGAAGCGTGCGTTGAACGGTGGCGAAGGCTTCGGAATCAGTTCGTGAAGTTGGCGATGGATTGGCCGCCATTTCAGTCAGCGGTTCGACCTCAACTCGTGAATCGCTGACTGTCTGGCGGACGTGTTCAGTGACTGATTCAATTGTGTCTCCTGGCAGAATCCGAAAATTGATAATCGCCCGCGCTGAAATCGGGAGCACATTGTCTTTGATGCTGCCTTCAAGCATGGTCGGCGCCGTTGTGGTGCGGATATAGGCATTGGTAGTCGGTGACTTGGCCAAAATGGAGGTTACCAGCGGGCGAAACAGCCACAAATTGGCCATAATCACCCGGTTAGGAAAAGACATTTCCGGGCCGAGGTATTCAAACATCTGGCGGGTTGGTCCTTCGAGCCGGGCTGGGACCTGGTTGGTTTCAAGTTTGACGAGTGCGGCGCTCAGGATTCCGACCGCCGTTTGCTTCGGAGGCATTGACGAATGGCCGCCTTCCCCTTTCGCGGTCAACTTGATGCTCACATATCCTTTTTCAGCAATACCAACCAGCGCCACGGGGAGTGGAACCTGGGGATAATCTTCAACCACCGCGCCGCCTTCATCCAGGACACATTCAAACTGGAGTCCCCGTGATTGGAGCAATTTTGAGATTTCAGCCGCTCCCTGTTTCCCGCTGGTCTCTTCATCGTGACCAAAGGCAAAATAGATGGTGCGCTGTGGTTGAAACCCTTCGGATAAAAGAAGTTCGGCGGCTTCCAAAATACCAATGACGCCGGATTTATCATCGAGTGAACCACGTCCCCACACATATCCGTCAGCGACGTGGCCACCAAAAGGAGGATGCGTCCATTTGTCTTCCGTTCCAGGTTCAACCGGGACAACGTCCTGATGCGCAACCAGCAGAATGGGCTTGAGGTTTGGCGCACGGCCTTCCCATCGAAACAGCAGGCTGTGTTCGTTGACCTTTTCAAGCGTCAGGGTGGCAAACACTTTTGGATAGGTGGCCTTTAAAAATTCGTGAAACTGACGGAACTGATCGGCCTCCAGAATTGAAATCGTCTGAAATTGCAGGGCTGAGGCCAGATGGCGGGCGGTCGCGTCCTGGTCTTCCACAGCCAGGGGAACTGATTGAACCGGAACCTGTTTTGAAGTAAACCGGGTGGTTCGAAAGAGTAAAAACCCGCTCAGAACCACCACCACAATGATGATTGAAACGGCAATGTGTTTGAAGGCTTTCCTTTTGTGCATAAACAGACGAAATCACAGTGGGCTAAAGTTGACCAGGCATAGCTTTTCAGAAAAAGGTTCAGCAGATTGTCTTGACTGAAGGTTGCTCTTTAAGGCAGTGACCATGATACATTTTCCATCTCGGAAAAATGTATCTGCGGAAAGTGATATATCAAATGCGAGTGCGATTGAAAAGCATAATTCCAGTGTTCCATAAGCACCTTTTCACCATTCGCGTAATAAAAATCTAGGTTATCGAATCTTTTTCCAGTTTTGGTCACAATTGTCTAAATTGATCTGACACATACTCAAAAACTGAATCTGGGCGACAGGTGGATTCAGCCTGCGAAACGGGCACCGACTCGTAGCCCAGGATGAAGTCTTTGAAACCCTGGGTCCAACGTGCGGTCTCCATCAGACCGGCGAAGCAGGCGCACCCGGCCACCCGCTTCGCGGGTTCACAGACAATGGGTTCCCGAAGGCAGTTGGTGAGCTGTTTTTGAGTGAACAAACCAGAAAACTGAACAAAGAATTCACGAAACAGGATTTTTATTACGCGAATGATGAGAATAAACTTGAAGCGACTTGTCTTCACATTGCGTGCCTGTGAACCTGCCTGTTTGCCGGGGTTTCTTGGTTCGACTCTGCGTGGTGCCTTTGGCCATGCCCTGAAAAAACGGACGTGCCTGAAAGTTCCACCTGTTTGTAATGACATATGTCAATTCGAGGACGGTTGTATCTATCACCAGATATTTGAAGCTGGTCACCCCCGACCTCACCCAGGTACCGGGCAACTCGATGACTTTCAGCATCCGTACCTGATCGTCCTTCCGCCAATTTCCCTGGCCCAAAATCGGCAACAGCTTCAACGTGATGAAACATTGACCTTTGAAATAACACTCATTGGCAAAAGCACGGACGTTCACGCTCCAGTTACCGAAGCCGTTCGGTTAATGGGAGCTTTTGGCCTTGGCGTGGCGCGTTCGGTGTTTGAGCTTGAATCCGTAGCTTCACCCGATGAACCCGTAACCACGCTTGGAAACCTGGTTGCTCATCGGCTGACTGAACTTCCTCAGCCTGACCAGATCACGATTCAACTTGAAACACCTGCCCGAATCAGGCTCGGCAAGAAATTGCAATTTCAACTTCCCTGCTCCATTCTGGTTCGATCACTGGCACGGCGGATCAATTCTCTGGCAGCTTTTCACGGAAGCGAACCATTGAATCTGGATATTGAAGAACTGACCCGCCTGGCTTCCAAAGTCAAAACCGTGGCAACCCAGATTCGCTGGTGCGACTGGGAACGGTATTCAAATCGCCAGGAGACCAAAATGAAACTGGGCGGGGTCATCGGAAAAATTACCTATTCAGGCCCAGCTCTTGCCGGGTTGCTCCCGCTATTGGCGGCAGGTGAAATCGTCCACGTTGGAGCCGCCACTACGTTTGGTCTGGGCGGTTACAGGCTTTCGGTTTCTCCACACCTCAATTCCTGATCCTGACTTGAAGCCAGAGAGCAAGAAAAGACAACCTGTTCAGAACAAAAGGAAAGGCTCTGAACCCAATCCAGGGTTCAGAGCCTTTTGTATGTCTATTTTCCAGATGAGACGAGAGGCAAATTGTGCCATTCAATCCCCGGCCAGGTCTAAAGGTGTCAAGCACCATCTTTCTTAAACTCCGTTGCGGAAAGGTCAGTTGAGCTTGACAACCCCCGCCCGGAGGGCGATGGAAAGTAGCCGGTGGGAAGCCTGCTTTGAGGCGCACCCACCGGAATGGAGGCCGCCAATGGTTCGCGCCCGGATGGGCGCTGGATCAAAACCCCCAAGGACTCCGGGATTTTCGCCGAAACCTTGCCACAGAACGTTTCCAGCGCCCATCCGGGCGCGAATGAAATGGATACTGATCCGGTGGTATGCCCAAAGCGGCAAACCACCGGCTACTTTCCACCGCCCATCCGGGCGAAAACCAACCTTCCCATACCGGAAGATATTTCTCATGCGAGGGGTTTCAATCCCCGGCCAGGTCTAAAGGTGTCAAGCACGTCTTGGTAATCTGTTGGATTCTGGTTGCGGTAGCAATGTTTCAATCCCCGGCCAGGTCTAAAGGTGTCAAGCACGGAAGGTGACGACTATCGTCGAAACCCAGGGGGGTTTGTTTCAATCCCCGGCCAGGTCTAAGGGTCTTTCGGACGACCAAGATACCCCCATTTCTGAGCTATGAGAAAGGTTTCAATCCCCGGCCAGGTCTAAGGGTCTTTCGGACACTACTGAAGAAGAAAAAAACAAAGAAAAGCGGGCTGGTTTCAATCCCCGGCCAGGTCTAAGGGTCTTTCGGACGACACTGCATTAAATAGGCCGTCCTTCAGCGCATCGGCGGGTTTCAATCCCCGGCCAGGTCTAAGGGTCTTTCGGACATTAACGAGGGCGAAATTGGAAAACACGTTTTCGCGAAAGTTTCAATCCCCGGCCAGGTCTAAGGGTCTTTCGGACGAAACAGGAATGTAAGAGTTACCGCATCGGTTGCTCTTAGTTTCAATCCCCGGCCAGGTCTAAGGGTCTTTCGGACTCAACCAAGCGCAACTTGCGCTTGTCGTTATTTCGCGAAAAGTTTCAATCCCCGGCCAGGTCTAAGGGTCTTTCGGACCGGCTGATGTTCCAATGGGATCAACTGCAACTGTTTTGTTTCAATCCCCGGCCAGGTCTAAGGGTCTTTCGGACTTGATCCCGTAACCGCCAAACTCATCGCTCGGATCGCAGGTTTCAATCCCCGGCCAGGTCTAAGGGTCTTTCGGACCGGACTGAGTGCCGCTATCTCACTATGCGTGCTGCTTCCGAGTTTCAATCCCCGGCCAGGTCTAAGGGTCTTTCGGACACACCCCGGTATCGACTACGCC
This is a stretch of genomic DNA from Acidobacteriota bacterium. It encodes these proteins:
- a CDS encoding M20 family peptidase — its product is MHKRKAFKHIAVSIIIVVVVLSGFLLFRTTRFTSKQVPVQSVPLAVEDQDATARHLASALQFQTISILEADQFRQFHEFLKATYPKVFATLTLEKVNEHSLLFRWEGRAPNLKPILLVAHQDVVPVEPGTEDKWTHPPFGGHVADGYVWGRGSLDDKSGVIGILEAAELLLSEGFQPQRTIYFAFGHDEETSGKQGAAEISKLLQSRGLQFECVLDEGGAVVEDYPQVPLPVALVGIAEKGYVSIKLTAKGEGGHSSMPPKQTAVGILSAALVKLETNQVPARLEGPTRQMFEYLGPEMSFPNRVIMANLWLFRPLVTSILAKSPTTNAYIRTTTAPTMLEGSIKDNVLPISARAIINFRILPGDTIESVTEHVRQTVSDSRVEVEPLTEMAANPSPTSRTDSEAFATVQRTLHQVFPGIVVTPTLVIGATDGRYYAPLSQNVYRFLPIWIKQADTIRIHGTNERVSVKNFAQAVTFYRQLMVNFDHKTSHAN
- the cas6 gene encoding CRISPR system precrRNA processing endoribonuclease RAMP protein Cas6, with the protein product MKRLVFTLRACEPACLPGFLGSTLRGAFGHALKKRTCLKVPPVCNDICQFEDGCIYHQIFEAGHPRPHPGTGQLDDFQHPYLIVLPPISLAQNRQQLQRDETLTFEITLIGKSTDVHAPVTEAVRLMGAFGLGVARSVFELESVASPDEPVTTLGNLVAHRLTELPQPDQITIQLETPARIRLGKKLQFQLPCSILVRSLARRINSLAAFHGSEPLNLDIEELTRLASKVKTVATQIRWCDWERYSNRQETKMKLGGVIGKITYSGPALAGLLPLLAAGEIVHVGAATTFGLGGYRLSVSPHLNS